The DNA region GCAACATCTTGACTACCCAAAATTCAAGCTAATCAACTAAAACCAACCAGTACGATTGCTCATTTTACTTGTTGCATTCTATCACAATAACCCACTAAAGCCAATCTCTGTTTTCTCATCCTACTTTGCTGGAGTGTGAGATAAAGAGCTATAAACCATGTACAAAACTGAAGCAAATCTAGAAGAcacaaatatgaaagaaaacaaaagaatgaaatCTTTTCATTGAATTTCTCCTTCGCAggtgaaacaaataaaagaatgcaGAAAACAAGAATACATCTTCTTTCCTGTAAAGAATAAACCAAATCTATCAGGaaccccaaaaaaacaaaaactttagaGAAATTGGAGCCGAGACTGTTACCCATCACCACCATTGATGTACAAGAACTCCACTTTCTCTGAGTGAAGTAAACAGGTCCATGCATTGAGCATAAGTCTTCTGATACTTCACACTCCTCTGACCCGGGCAACACCTCTGCCATCTATTGTAATGACACTCAAGAAAAATCTCATCGATCAAACAAATCGCTCCTGTCTCAATCAACCTCGGAACCAAATGAAACTCAGCCCCTTCCACATCCATCTTCACCACCACGAAATCTCTCTCTGAAACCGTTCTATTCAACCAACCTGCAAAATCAATCCCCTGAATCTTATCCACATCGCCCATATAACTCGCCGAGCTCTGCACCGGCCGAATCCTCCCCATCCCTCCTCTACCCCTCTCCACAATTCTCTTACTCGGGTCCCAAGTAATCTCGAAGAACAACGTCTCGTTCCTCACCCATGCCGCATACGGCAACAGAGTCACCCCTCTCTTCCCCCTATACTCCCCGTGAAATGCCTTGTCGGCCTCAATCGCGTAAACCTCGAACTTCTTGTTCTGTTTGGGATACTGTTTCTTAAACCAACTCCCTATGCTAGAACTATAATTCCGAGCTCCAACATCAACGTAGACATACCTATTCTTAAAGCTAATATCTACCATTGAAGTTAGGTACTTTATGTTCTTTATGTTTCTCTTCAATGTTATCCAAGGTTTCAGTGGCTCTTCTTGGATGAACGGCTCGGCGTTCTGGATTATTTCACGTCTGTGCCCCGGAACCGAGcatttattaatcaaattacAATTCGGAGAGAAATTCCTCCCTTCATGACCAAGATTTTGAATTTGACTTGGAATTTGTTTCTTGATCACGACCTCCCGAATCGACGGAAAGGTGTCTAGGCTGTCGATTTCGCGGAACCTGATCAATCTACAGCAATTGGAGAAAAAATCAAGGAGAGAGTCTAGGCTGTACCGATCTTTGGTCGCGGTATGGACAACGAGAAAGCCTCCCGGTCTGAGCGTCCGGCCGATCTCCGAGGCGAGATCGAACGGTCGGTTCGACCGGTCCAGGCCGAAGGTTCCGGTGAACTCAAAGTCGAAGGTGTCGTCTTCGAACGGCTGGCGGAGCGCCTCGCCGTTAACGATCAACGGCGTGGATGCCGTCGGGTTCGTGGAGATTCCGATTGAGTCGAGGACGCCGATCTCTCTCAAGGCGAGCACATCCTCACCAGCGAGCGTTTCGACGCAGAGAGCTCTGGAATTCGGGGAGAGAAAGCCTTCGGAGACCAAATCTTGGAAGATGGAGGAGTAGTAGTCCACCGATTTGCGCCATTTCTTGGTGGCGGACAGAAAGTCTTCGGGGACACCCGCGGTGGCGGCACGTCGAGTCCTGAAGCAGAAGTCGCCAGAGACGCAGGAGTCGCCTTTGACGGTGACGATGTAAGCGAATCGGACGGCCAGGATTAGGACGCCGAAGGAGAGTACTCGCGCGACAGAGCTCTTTAGGACGTTGGACTTCAGTGTGGGCGGGTCCATGAATCGTTGCGGCGAGTGTTAAGCGTTAAGAACAAAAAGAACGGTTGGCGCCAAATAGGAGTGTAGGAGAAGGGTAGGATTTGAGAATAGGAAGGAGTTTGGAGGGTAAAATGGAAATGCAGGATCTACTCTTTCACCTGTGAACGATTTAGTACGGCCCACTGAAGAATGCAAATGGCCGCGCGTGGGCTTTGAAGGCCGTTAAAACGAAGCCCATGGGCCTACTAGGGTGAAGGAATAAGGCTCGGCTCTCAATCCTTGACAGCCAATTATAATCAATTCTCCATCTCGATTCTCGTCAAGTCAGATAACTGCTTGACCATGCTAGGAAATTTCCACCGATATTTTCGAAGTCCTCAAAACCCTACCAAGGAGAGACAAGGATCCTCTCCCATCcaaaaatggactggagaggatccagttcatggctaggaTCTATTCTTAGAGATCTTAAGGCTATCGACCTGCCACGtggcacattaaaaaaaattNNNNNNNNNNNNNNNNNNNNNNNNNNNNNNNNNNNNNNNNNNNNNNNNNNNNNNNNNNNNNNNNNNNNNNNNNNNNNNNNNNNNNNNNNNNNNNNNNNNNNNNNNNNNNNNNNNNNNNNNNNNNNNNNNNNNNNNNNNNNNNNNNNNNNNNNNNNNNNNNNNNNNNNNNNNNNNNNNNNNNNNNNNNNNNNNNNNNNNNNNNNNNNNNNNNNNNNNNNNNNNNNNNNNNNNNNNNNNNNNNNNNNNNNNNNNNNNNNNNNNNNNNNNNNNNNNNNNNNNNNNNNNNNNNNNNNNNNNNNNNNNNNNNNNNNNNNNNtggcccttgggggtggttcggccacccccaagggccataggggtggcttcggccacccccaaccggccaacatggggtggccggccagccttcttttttttatatttttgttttttgttttttatttatttttaaaagtaaaataataaaataataatttttttttaatgtgccaCGTGGCAGGTCGATAGCCTTATGATCTCTAAGAATAGAtcctagccatgaactggatcctctccagttcattttggactggagaggatccttgtccacCAAGGAGAGACGAGAACAGTAAAATCTATATAGTGAGGGGAGGACCATTCACTAGGCATACATCTCTATtcccttttttaaattttggtcgATTTACTTTATCTTCTACTCttactgacttaagcattgaAAGTGGTTCTGTCAGACATCTCACAAACTTGTCTAACTTTatgtcttctttcttttttcagtgTTCACTTCCAGTGCTTGGGATGCAATCACTACACAAACATTATCAATCCATTAATATAACAAATAACGTAACCCTAAAACAATtgtcaaaaaatagaaaacgtTTACTTAACAACATCACGTATATATAGATCAAAAAGTCAATAGAATCCAATCTATTCAAATTAAAGTTCTAGTTATAGCCACCCTACAAGCAAACACCCCTTTACTTGTTTGATGATGCCTGCATAAATTCATTCTTATAGATTAATTACAGAAGGGACAAGTATGAAGATAGAGATCAAAAGAGTCTCAATTCCTTGAAAATTAATGGTGGAGGGCTTGTGGGGGTGACTCTAACATCAGACAACACAACTCTTTCTACTCTCCAAGTAGTTGCCATAAAGGGATGGAAAAATCAATAGGGACCTAgatcttaaaataaattcctagGGTTTCTTATTGTCTTCTAATGCTGGCCCTCCAATATATGCCTTCCACtctcctataaaaaaaataaaaaataaaaaataaaattatctagCCTCCCCAGAAATCCCTCCCCTCTTGGCGTCTTGCCTGCCTATCAAATAACATCTTAGGATAACGTCCACTTGGATTTTCTTTAACCATTATTTTATGGTTACATTAGGACTATATTAATAGATTGATGATGTGATACCAACTTgaacttttgttataaaaacaaatattgatttaaaTAGCCTAATGAaacatttatataatatatggaGTCGCCAACATAAATCAAAAGCATAAGTTATGGTTTTGGATCTATATATCGGACGGAGATCCCCGTGTAATAGGGATATTTTATTGCACTACAATAAAACAACCCCAATGTGAACACTCATTTAGGTCTAAAATATTTTAACCCTACGATTCATCCTCGTATTTTTCTCATCTTACgttgatattattttgtgaaaaaaaaaaaaaaacacttatccCAATAAGCAGAAGAACTTAAACACatcaacaaaatacaaaaacaataaaataaaaatgtgatttccAACCTTTCAATTTGAGCTAAAAGCTTGTATTTCCCCTCCTGAAAGGGAGGAAAAAGGAACCAATGGGCCGAAAAATTACAAAGAGAAAGTTAGGCAGCAGACAGtgaacaagacaaaaaaaaaaaaaaaaaaaaaaaaaaaccagtggGCAAAAATAATGTTGGATTTATTTAAGGAATATGATTTTTGCCTAATGTTTTAGGTCGGTGGGTAGGCAGGACGGGGAGGCATCGGCCTCCGAGTTGGGTTTAAATGCACCGTGAGCGGCACGCAAATGTCTCATTCTTATCATACCATTTATTGAATTTAGTCAATTTACCACGCTACCATGCTCTCGATGTCTATTCAATGAACGTGGACAGAGGGTGATTACAGTCATTTCGTTAAAGATGAAGATGGCCCTACCACCATGGGAAATTGGATGCAAC from Corylus avellana chromosome ca10, CavTom2PMs-1.0 includes:
- the LOC132164643 gene encoding uncharacterized protein LOC132164643 encodes the protein MDPPTLKSNVLKSSVARVLSFGVLILAVRFAYIVTVKGDSCVSGDFCFRTRRAATAGVPEDFLSATKKWRKSVDYYSSIFQDLVSEGFLSPNSRALCVETLAGEDVLALREIGVLDSIGISTNPTASTPLIVNGEALRQPFEDDTFDFEFTGTFGLDRSNRPFDLASEIGRTLRPGGFLVVHTATKDRYSLDSLLDFFSNCCRLIRFREIDSLDTFPSIREVVIKKQIPSQIQNLGHEGRNFSPNCNLINKCSVPGHRREIIQNAEPFIQEEPLKPWITLKRNIKNIKYLTSMVDISFKNRYVYVDVGARNYSSSIGSWFKKQYPKQNKKFEVYAIEADKAFHGEYRGKRGVTLLPYAAWVRNETLFFEITWDPSKRIVERGRGGMGRIRPVQSSASYMGDVDKIQGIDFAGWLNRTVSERDFVVVKMDVEGAEFHLVPRLIETGAICLIDEIFLECHYNRWQRCCPGQRSVKYQKTYAQCMDLFTSLRESGVLVHQWW